One Salmo trutta chromosome 12, fSalTru1.1, whole genome shotgun sequence genomic region harbors:
- the LOC115202595 gene encoding aquaporin-3-like: MGKQKALMDKLVRTFQIRHMLLRQALAECLGTLILVMFGCGAVAQLVLSGGSHGMVLIVNFAFCFTATLGIGGHLNPAVTFTLCLLGREPLRTFPVLFLFRTLGAFLGSWIIFGMYFDALWDNGKGTLIVVGENATTGIFATYPSKHLTLVNGFFDQHGIAMPARLQTPGNRVVVGVHDGQDTHDQGSRAFNSGYAVNPARDLGPCIFTALAGWGSEVFTAYFYWFFVPIFAPFIGAVVGMMVYQLMLGYHVEGKAREKREEEEKEEQEEMLKLSSLSTKESA; this comes from the exons ATGGGAAAACAGAAGGCACTTATGGACAAGCTAGTGAGGACCTTTCAGATCCGCCACATGTTGCTACGCCAGGCTCTGGCAGAGTGCTTGGGAACCCTGATACTCGTG atgTTTGGCTGTGGTGCAGTAGCCCAGCTGGTGCTGAGTGGTGGCTCCCATGGAATGGTCCTCATCGTCAACTTTGCCTTTTGCTTCACTGCCACATTGGGCATAG GAGGCCACCTGAACCCAGCTGTAACCTTCACCCTCTGTCTATTGGGGAGAGAACCTTTGAGAACGTTCCCTGTGCTTTTCTTATTCCGGACTCTGGGGGCCTTCCTGGGATCTTGGATCATATTTGGCATGTATTTTG ATGCATTGTGGGACAACGGCAAAGGAACACTGATCGTTGTGGGGGAGAATGCCACTACTGGGATCTTTGCTACCTATCCCTCCAAACATCTCACTCTGGTTAATGGATTCTTTGACCAG catggtatTGCAATGCCAGCACGCCTCCAAACCCCGGGGAATAGGGTTGTTGTAGGGGTCCACGATGGCCAGGATACACATGATCAGGGTAGCCGTGCCTTCAACTCGGGCTATGCTGTCAACCCTGCCAGAGACCTGGGCCCATGCATATTTACTGCCCTGGCTGGCTGGGGTAGCGAGGTCTTCAC AGCTTATTTCTACTGGTTCTTTGTGCCCATCTTTGCCCCCTTCATTGGTGCGGTGGTGGGGATGATGGTGTACCAGTTGATGTTGGGGTACCACGTGGAGGGAAAGGCacgggagaagagggaagaggaagagaaggaggagcaaGAGGAGATGCTTAAACTGTCCAGCCTTTCAACTAAGGAGAGCGCCTGA